In Candidatus Desulfofervidus auxilii, one genomic interval encodes:
- the resB gene encoding cytochrome c biogenesis protein ResB codes for MKSLWKGFVHFLTSARVAIFLLLFLTIACTIGTLLPQNQTQEVYLKLFGKLGTRIIHIFSLYDVYHAPWFQFLLIFLGINLIACSLDRLPKTLRLFRYQEKRNIDKKFFQNLSFSEHFVCPTSLEKAKQSLISLFKKEFGNLQVINNPKFSLHAQKGKISYFGPYIIHTGILIILFGGLISSLFGFSGMMFIPEGKASNTIFLQGRRHHQRYNLPFSLKCEKFIIEYYPNGMPKEYLSKVTVIDGEKTIKKDITVNGPLDYKGLRFYQATYGVAPEPTLTLEVINRETNKHFLVTVPFNQSVSLPDSNGYVKLVKAFPEFMNAGIAFQLEVSEDGRIQQTWVFEKFPNFDAMHRKGKYIFRLKDYSRYTGLQVKKDLGVWIIWGGCIILVLGLMISFFIIPQRIWLQLDTHPKGCEIWLGGTCVKRKVLFRQTFENWVSKIKEVLPCGT; via the coding sequence ATGAAGTCTTTATGGAAAGGGTTTGTTCATTTTTTGACTTCAGCCCGAGTGGCCATTTTTCTACTTCTTTTCTTAACCATAGCTTGCACCATAGGCACATTATTACCTCAAAATCAAACTCAAGAAGTTTATCTTAAGTTATTTGGTAAATTAGGGACAAGAATTATACATATTTTTTCCCTATATGATGTTTACCATGCCCCTTGGTTTCAATTTCTTTTAATTTTCTTAGGAATTAACCTTATCGCCTGTTCTTTAGACCGTCTACCCAAAACTCTGCGTCTATTCCGTTATCAAGAAAAAAGGAATATAGATAAAAAATTTTTCCAAAACCTTTCTTTTTCAGAACACTTTGTATGTCCCACCTCTTTGGAAAAAGCAAAACAAAGTCTTATTTCTTTATTCAAAAAAGAATTTGGTAACTTACAGGTAATTAACAATCCAAAGTTCTCTCTCCATGCCCAAAAAGGAAAGATTAGTTACTTTGGCCCTTATATTATCCATACTGGCATCTTAATCATTCTCTTTGGTGGATTAATAAGCTCCCTCTTTGGTTTTTCAGGTATGATGTTTATCCCAGAAGGAAAGGCAAGCAACACTATATTTTTACAAGGGAGAAGGCACCACCAGCGTTATAACCTGCCTTTTAGTTTGAAGTGTGAGAAGTTTATAATAGAATACTATCCCAATGGCATGCCTAAAGAATATTTATCTAAAGTGACAGTTATAGACGGTGAAAAAACAATCAAAAAGGACATTACGGTCAATGGCCCTTTGGATTATAAAGGGTTGCGATTTTATCAAGCCACCTATGGAGTTGCGCCAGAACCCACTTTGACCTTAGAAGTTATAAATCGTGAGACCAATAAGCATTTCTTAGTGACTGTTCCCTTTAATCAATCTGTGTCCTTACCTGATAGTAATGGATATGTGAAGCTGGTTAAGGCCTTTCCTGAATTTATGAATGCGGGCATTGCATTTCAGCTTGAGGTATCAGAAGATGGAAGAATTCAACAAACATGGGTTTTTGAAAAATTTCCTAATTTTGATGCCATGCACCGCAAAGGGAAATATATATTTCGTCTTAAAGATTATAGCCGATATACAGGATTACAGGTAAAAAAGGATTTAGGGGTATGGATTATTTGGGGGGGATGCATCATACTGGTTTTAGGACTAATGATTAGCTTTTTTATTATTCCCCAGAGAATATGGCTACAATTAGACACACATCCCAAAGGGTGCGAAATATGGTTAGGTGGAACATGTGTAAAAAGAAAGGTATTATTTAGACAAACATTTGAGAATTGGGTATCAAAAATAAAAGAGGTTTTACCATGTGGAACATAA
- a CDS encoding replication-associated recombination protein A encodes MLGMLGIKEKNHILPLTEKLRPKSFQEFVGQRHLVGENGVVTRLIKEEKLCSLIFWGPPGTGKTTLAMLIKEHFGYPQATFSAVTTSIKEIKIFMQSAQKRMELEHRPSILFIDEVHRFNRAQQDAFLPYLEKNIIILLATTTENPSFYLTSPLLSRCKVLLFYPLSQEELLMVIKRAITAFPYMIKIPEEVINIIIRIGQGDARVVLNTLELVLELSPLQNGAKIVSLETLKTVLGKIPLRYDRSGDEHYHLISAFIKSMRGSDPDAAIYWLERMLEAGEDPLFILRRMLIFASEDIGNADPQALQVAVSAFHAFQAVGLPEGILNIIQAVAYLASAPKSNAVLKAHHLAQKDIKYYGSLPVPLHIRNAPTKLMKSLKYGIEYKYPHDYPNAHVKQAYLPSQLQKRQYYYPSDRGWEKHIKAYLNKLWRGKK; translated from the coding sequence ATGTTGGGGATGTTAGGCATTAAAGAGAAAAATCATATTTTACCTCTAACTGAAAAGCTACGTCCCAAATCCTTTCAAGAATTTGTGGGGCAGAGACATTTGGTAGGAGAAAATGGGGTTGTGACCCGATTAATAAAGGAAGAAAAACTTTGTTCTCTTATTTTTTGGGGACCTCCCGGAACAGGTAAAACTACCTTGGCCATGTTGATAAAAGAACATTTTGGTTATCCTCAAGCCACCTTTTCTGCTGTTACCACCAGCATTAAAGAGATAAAGATATTTATGCAGTCTGCTCAAAAAAGAATGGAACTTGAGCATCGGCCTAGTATTCTTTTTATTGACGAAGTTCACCGCTTTAACCGTGCCCAACAAGATGCTTTTTTGCCTTATTTAGAAAAGAATATTATCATTCTTTTAGCCACTACTACTGAAAATCCTTCTTTTTATCTAACTTCCCCTTTGCTTTCTAGGTGTAAGGTGTTGTTATTTTATCCTCTGTCTCAAGAAGAACTCTTAATGGTAATTAAAAGAGCCATAACTGCCTTCCCTTACATGATAAAAATCCCAGAAGAAGTAATAAATATTATTATCCGAATAGGTCAAGGTGATGCAAGAGTGGTTTTGAATACTCTAGAGTTGGTTTTGGAACTCAGTCCTCTCCAAAATGGTGCAAAAATTGTGTCCCTAGAGACATTAAAAACCGTTTTGGGGAAAATCCCACTTCGCTATGACAGAAGTGGAGATGAACATTATCATTTGATATCTGCTTTTATTAAAAGTATGAGGGGGAGTGACCCAGATGCGGCTATTTATTGGTTAGAACGAATGCTTGAAGCCGGAGAGGACCCCTTATTTATTTTACGTCGGATGTTAATTTTTGCCTCTGAAGATATAGGTAATGCCGACCCCCAAGCCCTTCAGGTTGCGGTATCTGCCTTTCATGCCTTTCAAGCAGTAGGTCTTCCAGAAGGTATTTTAAATATTATTCAGGCAGTGGCTTATTTGGCAAGTGCTCCCAAAAGTAATGCTGTTTTAAAAGCTCACCATCTAGCCCAGAAAGATATAAAGTATTATGGAAGTTTGCCTGTACCACTACATATTCGTAATGCCCCTACTAAATTAATGAAGAGTTTAAAATATGGAATAGAGTATAAATATCCACATGATTATCCCAACGCTCATGTTAAACAAGCATATTTACCATCACAACTTCAAAAAAGGCAATATTATTATCCTAGTGATAGAGGATGGGAAAAACATATCAAGGCATATTTAAATAAGCTATGGAGGGGTAAAAAATAA
- a CDS encoding M48 family metallopeptidase — protein sequence MKIQKIQSLCILSFFLIACATAPYTHRKQLILIDPDSEMSLGLEAQKQILKKAKLCKDKEIVNMVNRVGWRIAKATRRNLPWEFYVIKDDKTANAFCLPGGKVFVYTGILKYTQDETGLATVLAHEIGHAIARHGAERMSMVLVAQVGEAALATVLKAHSETTRQAFLIGYGLGAQLGVLLPYSRVQEYEADHLGLILMAKAGYDPRKAIAFWERMSQENKKKHIPEFLSTHPTDEKRIEAIKQLLPEALKYYNPNGGENVGN from the coding sequence ATGAAAATACAAAAAATTCAGTCTTTATGTATTCTTTCCTTTTTTCTTATTGCTTGTGCTACAGCTCCATATACCCATAGAAAACAATTAATTTTGATTGACCCTGATAGCGAAATGAGTTTAGGTCTTGAAGCTCAAAAACAAATCTTAAAAAAGGCTAAGCTTTGTAAAGATAAAGAAATAGTAAACATGGTAAACAGAGTTGGTTGGCGTATTGCTAAAGCTACACGACGTAATTTACCATGGGAATTTTATGTCATAAAGGATGATAAGACAGCCAATGCCTTTTGTTTGCCTGGAGGAAAGGTGTTTGTCTATACAGGTATACTAAAATATACCCAGGATGAAACTGGTTTGGCCACAGTATTGGCCCATGAAATAGGCCATGCCATTGCGCGGCATGGGGCAGAGAGAATGAGTATGGTTTTGGTCGCTCAAGTGGGAGAGGCAGCCTTAGCTACGGTTTTAAAAGCACATTCTGAGACTACACGTCAGGCCTTTTTAATTGGTTATGGTCTAGGGGCACAGTTAGGTGTCCTTCTACCTTATAGTCGTGTCCAGGAATACGAAGCTGACCATCTGGGACTTATTTTAATGGCTAAGGCTGGTTATGACCCTAGAAAGGCCATTGCCTTTTGGGAAAGAATGTCTCAAGAAAATAAAAAAAAGCATATCCCTGAATTTTTATCTACTCACCCTACAGATGAAAAGCGGATAGAAGCCATTAAGCAACTTTTACCAGAAGCACTTAAATATTATAATCCTAATGGAGGAGAAAATGTTGGGAACTAG
- a CDS encoding DUF2065 family protein, with translation MNIIIWIIGIIWVALGIWAIIKPEGVKKVMQKYFAQRNPRFLSIFPLLFGILLIIASFKANARWYVFILGFLLCLKGIFYIITPQIVRKMVNWWANMNIRSYQIWGLITYTLGIFLLVWR, from the coding sequence ATGAACATAATTATTTGGATAATAGGAATAATTTGGGTAGCATTAGGCATTTGGGCTATTATTAAACCTGAAGGAGTTAAAAAGGTAATGCAAAAATACTTTGCCCAAAGAAATCCTCGGTTTTTAAGTATCTTCCCCTTATTGTTTGGTATTTTGCTTATAATTGCTTCTTTTAAAGCAAATGCCAGGTGGTATGTATTTATCTTGGGTTTTCTTCTTTGTTTAAAAGGAATATTTTATATCATTACTCCCCAAATTGTGCGAAAAATGGTTAATTGGTGGGCAAATATGAATATAAGAAGTTATCAAATTTGGGGATTGATAACTTACACTTTGGGTATATTTTTATTAGTTTGGAGATAA
- the tatA gene encoding twin-arginine translocase TatA/TatE family subunit: protein MGGIGLTELLIILAIVIIIFGARRLPEIGAGLGQGIRNFKKSFKEDKAIDVTPEKELEEEKGKKNQA, encoded by the coding sequence ATGGGCGGTATTGGTTTAACCGAGTTGCTAATTATATTGGCCATTGTAATAATTATCTTTGGAGCGAGACGTTTACCTGAGATAGGGGCAGGATTGGGACAAGGTATTCGTAATTTCAAAAAATCGTTTAAAGAAGATAAGGCCATAGATGTCACTCCTGAAAAAGAACTGGAAGAAGAGAAAGGTAAAAAAAATCAAGCATGA
- the hisH gene encoding imidazole glycerol phosphate synthase subunit HisH — protein sequence MIAIVNYRAGNLTSVQRALSYLGYESKITSNPSEILKAKRVIFPGVGAAGTAMEDLKKTGMGEALKEIYLRKIPLLGICLGTQVIFEYSEEDNTPCLGILSGTVKAFPYPLKDPEEGEILKVPHMGWNYVEFIKPHPVFVNIPPGAEFYFVHSYYPSPQCPEDIFGITDYGIKFSSVVASKSLVAVQFHPEKSGGPGLKILDNFCRWRPNDVE from the coding sequence ATGATTGCCATTGTGAACTATCGGGCAGGCAATTTGACCAGTGTGCAGAGAGCATTGAGTTATCTGGGATATGAGTCAAAGATTACCTCTAATCCTAGTGAAATTCTGAAGGCAAAAAGGGTAATTTTCCCTGGGGTAGGAGCTGCTGGAACGGCCATGGAAGACTTGAAAAAAACAGGTATGGGAGAAGCATTGAAAGAAATTTATTTGCGCAAAATTCCTCTTTTGGGTATTTGTCTGGGAACACAAGTGATTTTTGAATATAGTGAAGAAGACAATACCCCATGTTTGGGAATTCTTTCAGGCACAGTCAAAGCCTTCCCTTATCCACTTAAAGACCCAGAGGAAGGCGAGATATTAAAAGTACCCCATATGGGTTGGAATTATGTTGAATTCATAAAGCCGCATCCTGTTTTTGTAAACATACCTCCAGGAGCAGAGTTTTATTTTGTTCACAGTTATTATCCATCTCCACAATGTCCAGAGGACATTTTCGGGATTACAGACTATGGGATTAAATTTTCCTCTGTAGTGGCTTCTAAAAGTTTAGTAGCAGTGCAATTCCATCCTGAGAAGAGCGGAGGTCCGGGCTTAAAAATATTAGACAATTTCTGCCGCTGGAGGCCAAATGATGTTGAGTAA
- the ccsB gene encoding c-type cytochrome biogenesis protein CcsB, which translates to MWNIKILSYVTFLYLGCFLLYLGFVAFRKPILQKIATYVTIFTLGVHTIGILLRWIESHQMGIGHAPLSNLYESLIFFGWCIAFLYLVIEKKYKRPILGAFVMPFAFLTMAYASFSPNVNSRIEPLIPALQSNWLIVHVITCFLAYGAFAVSFGFSIVYLLRPEKGSFWDVFPPKLQLDALIYQTITFGFTLLTVGIITGAVWADKAWGSYWSWDPKETWSLITWFIYATFIHCRLVKGWRETKMAVLSIIGFASVLFTYFGVNFLLSGLHSYATPS; encoded by the coding sequence ATGTGGAACATAAAAATTCTTAGTTATGTGACCTTCCTATATTTGGGTTGTTTTCTGCTCTATCTGGGATTTGTTGCCTTTCGCAAGCCTATTTTGCAAAAAATAGCTACTTACGTTACTATTTTTACTTTAGGTGTTCACACCATAGGCATTCTCCTTCGCTGGATAGAATCCCATCAAATGGGCATAGGGCATGCCCCTTTATCCAATCTTTATGAATCCCTCATATTTTTTGGATGGTGTATTGCCTTTTTATATCTAGTCATTGAGAAAAAATATAAAAGGCCTATTTTAGGGGCATTTGTAATGCCTTTTGCTTTTCTCACGATGGCCTATGCTTCTTTTTCTCCCAATGTGAACAGCCGCATTGAACCACTTATTCCAGCCTTACAAAGTAATTGGCTTATTGTCCACGTAATTACTTGTTTTCTAGCCTATGGTGCTTTTGCTGTATCATTTGGTTTTAGCATTGTTTATCTTTTGCGTCCAGAAAAGGGCAGCTTTTGGGATGTTTTTCCACCTAAACTACAATTAGATGCCTTAATTTACCAGACCATTACCTTTGGATTTACTTTGCTTACTGTTGGAATCATTACTGGGGCGGTATGGGCAGATAAGGCTTGGGGAAGTTATTGGAGCTGGGATCCTAAAGAGACCTGGTCACTTATTACTTGGTTTATTTATGCTACCTTTATCCACTGCCGTTTAGTAAAGGGCTGGCGAGAAACAAAAATGGCAGTGCTCTCCATCATAGGTTTTGCATCTGTGCTTTTTACTTACTTTGGAGTGAACTTTCTCCTTTCTGGTCTCCACAGTTATGCTACCCCTAGTTAA
- a CDS encoding NAD(+)/NADH kinase, producing MKRIGVYCRKDVCPERAVKELIEWLEKRGYEVFIFPFSEENLDLVIVLGGDGSLLHVARAIWPKKIPILGINWGNLGFLTAVNKNETYPMLERVFKKEFEIRKRMTLEATISSKQDKEPFMALNEVVIERGGYTRLITLSVDTQGQPLITLRADGLIVATPTGSTAYSLSTGGPIVFPSLDALIISSICPFYLAHRSLVLPPDHVVGVRVEKGGDGVRVVFDGQLSFPLQVGDRVEIKKSLNPIYLIENEKFFETLNQKLCWGC from the coding sequence ATGAAAAGGATAGGGGTTTATTGTCGTAAGGATGTCTGTCCAGAGAGAGCGGTCAAAGAATTGATAGAATGGCTTGAAAAACGAGGTTATGAAGTTTTTATATTTCCTTTTTCTGAAGAGAACCTGGATCTAGTGATTGTTTTAGGTGGTGATGGGTCTTTACTGCACGTGGCTAGAGCGATTTGGCCCAAAAAAATACCTATTTTAGGTATCAATTGGGGAAATTTAGGTTTTCTCACTGCAGTAAATAAAAATGAAACCTATCCTATGCTGGAAAGAGTGTTTAAGAAAGAATTTGAGATAAGAAAGAGGATGACTTTAGAGGCTACCATTTCTTCTAAACAAGACAAAGAACCTTTTATGGCCTTAAATGAAGTGGTAATAGAAAGAGGTGGATATACCCGTCTTATCACTCTTTCTGTAGATACTCAAGGACAACCCCTAATTACTTTACGGGCAGATGGTTTAATTGTGGCTACTCCCACTGGCTCTACTGCATATTCTTTGTCTACAGGGGGACCTATTGTCTTCCCAAGCCTTGATGCTTTAATCATTTCTTCTATTTGCCCTTTTTATCTTGCTCATCGCTCTTTAGTTCTTCCCCCTGATCATGTGGTAGGAGTAAGAGTAGAAAAAGGAGGTGATGGTGTAAGGGTAGTGTTTGATGGACAATTGTCTTTTCCTCTTCAAGTAGGAGACAGGGTAGAAATAAAGAAGTCTCTCAATCCTATATATCTCATAGAAAATGAAAAATTTTTTGAGACCCTAAATCAAAAATTATGTTGGGGATGTTAG
- a CDS encoding thioredoxin family protein: MLGTSILKELNHLSLKNFVKFYLFNHQQPDLFFKIDEFLQDIKKIQPEVEIIYKTEPIEPSPMLKVTNISDEISIYYLAIPKGPEWPPFFQILQAISTNQSFLSPRDKNKIKKVNKPVKIRVFIMPQCSFCPLVVTLATQLAIAQPLIQTFIIDGSLYPEVAQQYKITSAPTVVINEDYFLVGQDGKEKLIDWILKAGETMYDPEVLRSLLNQGKAERIVELCLKEEGYLMSLLTLLKHEKIFTRIGAMRVLEELFDKSPRLAEKIMPYLLKMLETSEKRDKDDLLFLLGIIGTPEAIPKLHQIAQTTSSTIREAAVEAIEHIKERYGEFH; this comes from the coding sequence ATGTTGGGAACTAGTATTTTGAAAGAACTTAACCATTTATCTTTGAAAAATTTTGTAAAATTTTATCTTTTTAATCACCAACAACCTGATTTGTTCTTCAAGATAGATGAATTTTTACAAGATATAAAGAAAATTCAACCAGAGGTGGAAATCATTTACAAAACAGAACCTATAGAGCCATCACCCATGCTTAAAGTAACAAATATATCTGATGAGATAAGTATTTATTATCTGGCTATTCCTAAAGGTCCTGAGTGGCCTCCATTTTTTCAAATATTGCAAGCCATTTCTACAAATCAATCTTTTCTTTCCCCTCGAGATAAAAATAAAATAAAAAAAGTAAACAAACCTGTAAAGATAAGGGTTTTTATTATGCCTCAGTGCTCATTTTGTCCATTAGTGGTAACACTGGCCACTCAACTGGCCATTGCTCAACCCTTAATTCAAACTTTTATTATAGATGGAAGCCTTTATCCGGAAGTAGCTCAACAATACAAAATTACCTCAGCACCCACCGTGGTTATTAATGAGGATTATTTCTTAGTTGGACAGGATGGTAAAGAAAAACTCATAGATTGGATACTTAAGGCAGGGGAAACCATGTATGACCCTGAGGTATTAAGGTCTCTTTTAAATCAAGGTAAAGCAGAGCGGATAGTGGAGTTGTGTTTAAAAGAAGAGGGATATTTAATGAGTTTGCTAACCTTACTCAAACATGAAAAAATTTTTACCCGTATTGGGGCAATGCGGGTATTAGAAGAGTTGTTTGACAAATCACCTAGATTGGCAGAAAAAATCATGCCCTACCTTTTAAAAATGCTAGAAACTTCAGAAAAAAGAGACAAAGATGACCTTCTTTTCCTTTTGGGTATTATTGGCACACCAGAAGCCATTCCCAAGTTGCACCAAATTGCCCAGACTACTTCGTCTACTATTAGAGAAGCTGCAGTGGAGGCCATTGAACACATAAAAGAACGTTATGGAGAATTCCATTAA
- the hisF gene encoding imidazole glycerol phosphate synthase subunit HisF, with protein MLSKRIIVCLDVRNGRTTKGIKFRNNVDVGDPVEMAKIYYEEGVDEIVFYDITASSEYREIMIDVVDKVAQQIFIPFSVGGGIRSVEDMRRVLLAGAEKVSVNTAAVLNPKIIEEGAKAFGSQCIVLGMDAKAVTPSSKIPSGYEIQIHGGRTYTGIDALWWAKKAESLGAGEICLNSIDADGTQAGYELNLTKLISENVSIPVIASGGAGVPEHLYEVCTKAKADAALIASMVHYGTYTIREIKEYLYNKGLRVRMVW; from the coding sequence ATGTTGAGTAAGAGAATTATTGTCTGTTTGGATGTCAGGAATGGAAGGACTACTAAAGGAATCAAGTTTAGAAATAATGTGGATGTGGGTGATCCAGTAGAGATGGCTAAAATATATTATGAAGAAGGTGTAGATGAAATTGTTTTTTATGACATCACCGCTTCATCTGAATACCGTGAGATTATGATTGATGTAGTAGATAAAGTAGCCCAACAGATATTTATACCTTTTTCAGTTGGAGGAGGTATACGTAGTGTAGAAGATATGCGACGGGTGTTATTGGCTGGGGCTGAGAAAGTAAGTGTGAATACCGCTGCTGTGCTTAACCCTAAAATAATAGAAGAAGGGGCTAAGGCATTTGGTAGTCAGTGTATTGTTTTAGGTATGGATGCCAAAGCCGTAACTCCATCATCAAAAATTCCTTCTGGCTATGAGATTCAAATCCATGGAGGACGCACCTATACGGGTATTGATGCCTTATGGTGGGCAAAAAAAGCAGAATCTTTGGGAGCAGGAGAAATCTGTCTCAATTCCATTGATGCCGATGGAACACAGGCAGGTTATGAACTGAACTTAACAAAATTAATTTCTGAAAATGTTTCCATTCCTGTAATTGCTTCAGGTGGAGCAGGGGTACCAGAGCATTTATATGAAGTTTGTACTAAGGCCAAGGCAGATGCTGCTTTGATTGCTTCCATGGTGCACTATGGCACTTATACTATTCGAGAAATTAAAGAATATTTATACAACAAAGGATTGAGAGTAAGGATGGTATGGTAG
- the rnr gene encoding ribonuclease R codes for MPKKKSSITPKKIIKYMNQVDKPVTIREICRHLGLKERKKVQEILTDLEKQGKIIQISSQRYGLLHKMNLVVGHLSYHPDGYGFVIPEKEKKGDIFIKPRHLKKAMHGDRVIVRLDKRRRGRLAEGEIVRILERKNKYIVGIFETDGQVGFLIPEEQRFATEIVIPLSWAKKAGSGQMVVAEIVRFPNLHRGALAKIVEVLGDASLLSTQTQIVTYKYNLPQIFPEPALKEAEEAASQAVSLNSRSDLRRLTFFTIDGEKAKDFDDAVGIKKEKSGYRLYVSIADVAYYVPPHSVLDREAFLRGNSVYFPEQVLPMLPFSLSQGICSLNPKQDRLTITVEMRFTQHGEMVNYNIYQSVIQSKARLTYSQVQSVLDNRESGIRSKRIIGALQLMAELAEILRQRRMKRGSLDFDLPEPKVILDLLGHTTDIIRAERLFSHKIIEEFMIATNETVAMHLTEQGWPMVYRVHDKPTEEKVVAFTKLIETLGYNFPLKKEYTPIDFQRLLEEVKGSPHEFLVNRLLLRSLKQARYSSYNTGHFGLASDCYTHFTSPIRRYADLVVHRILKKQLHYKRPQAKLIKNLEGICEHISEKERIAMEAEREIIDRLRVQFMTNKIGEEYDGVISGVTGFGFFVELNSVFVEGLVRLSSLHDDYYFFDQRNFTLIGKRTRKSFRLGDKVRVRVIDVKPHRREIELHLLKKYQIFSNL; via the coding sequence ATGCCTAAGAAGAAAAGCTCAATTACTCCTAAAAAGATTATAAAATACATGAACCAAGTGGATAAACCTGTTACTATTAGGGAGATATGTAGGCATCTTGGGTTAAAAGAGAGAAAAAAAGTTCAAGAAATTCTTACAGACTTAGAAAAACAAGGTAAAATAATCCAGATAAGCAGTCAAAGATATGGCCTTCTCCATAAAATGAACTTGGTAGTTGGTCACCTCTCTTATCATCCTGATGGTTATGGTTTTGTAATCCCAGAAAAAGAAAAAAAGGGGGACATTTTTATCAAACCTAGACATTTAAAAAAAGCCATGCATGGAGACAGAGTGATAGTCCGTTTAGATAAGCGCAGGCGAGGAAGGCTAGCTGAAGGCGAGATTGTTCGCATTTTAGAAAGGAAAAATAAATACATAGTAGGAATATTTGAAACAGATGGTCAGGTGGGTTTTCTTATTCCTGAAGAACAACGTTTTGCCACTGAGATTGTTATACCTTTATCCTGGGCAAAAAAAGCAGGTTCAGGACAAATGGTAGTAGCAGAGATTGTGCGTTTTCCTAATTTACATAGAGGTGCTTTAGCCAAGATTGTGGAGGTATTGGGAGACGCTTCTTTGCTTAGCACCCAGACACAAATTGTAACCTATAAATATAATTTGCCTCAAATTTTTCCAGAGCCAGCCTTAAAGGAAGCTGAGGAGGCAGCCTCTCAAGCTGTTTCCTTAAATTCCAGATCTGACCTGAGAAGATTAACTTTTTTCACTATTGACGGTGAAAAAGCAAAGGATTTTGACGATGCAGTAGGGATAAAAAAAGAAAAGAGTGGCTATAGGTTATATGTATCCATTGCCGATGTGGCTTATTATGTTCCCCCTCACTCGGTATTAGACAGAGAGGCGTTTTTAAGGGGAAATAGTGTGTATTTCCCTGAACAAGTGTTACCCATGCTTCCCTTTTCTCTCTCTCAAGGAATTTGCAGTTTAAATCCCAAACAAGACCGTCTAACCATAACTGTAGAGATGCGGTTTACACAACATGGAGAGATGGTTAATTACAATATTTATCAAAGTGTCATTCAAAGTAAAGCTAGACTGACTTATTCTCAAGTGCAATCTGTGTTGGATAATCGTGAGTCAGGAATTAGAAGTAAACGCATCATCGGTGCCCTTCAACTTATGGCAGAATTGGCAGAAATCTTGCGTCAACGACGGATGAAGCGAGGAAGCCTTGATTTTGATTTGCCAGAACCTAAGGTGATATTAGATTTATTAGGGCATACTACTGATATTATTAGGGCAGAAAGATTGTTTTCTCATAAAATTATTGAGGAATTCATGATTGCTACTAATGAGACGGTGGCTATGCATTTGACAGAACAAGGCTGGCCTATGGTATATAGAGTTCACGATAAACCCACAGAGGAAAAGGTGGTTGCTTTCACTAAATTGATAGAAACTTTAGGATATAACTTTCCTCTCAAGAAGGAATACACTCCCATAGACTTTCAAAGACTACTGGAAGAAGTAAAAGGCAGCCCCCATGAGTTTTTAGTGAATCGTTTGTTATTGCGTTCATTGAAACAAGCCAGGTATAGCTCTTATAACACGGGACATTTTGGGCTGGCCTCAGATTGCTACACCCATTTTACCTCCCCTATCCGTCGGTATGCAGATTTAGTAGTTCACAGGATCTTAAAAAAACAACTCCACTATAAAAGGCCCCAAGCGAAATTGATAAAAAATTTAGAGGGTATTTGTGAGCATATTTCTGAAAAAGAACGTATTGCCATGGAGGCAGAGAGAGAAATTATAGATAGACTTAGAGTTCAATTTATGACCAATAAAATAGGAGAAGAATATGATGGTGTCATCTCAGGGGTTACTGGCTTTGGTTTTTTTGTGGAATTAAATAGTGTGTTTGTGGAAGGATTGGTTCGATTATCTTCTTTGCATGATGATTATTATTTCTTTGACCAAAGAAACTTTACCCTTATTGGGAAACGCACCCGAAAAAGCTTTAGACTAGGAGACAAGGTGAGAGTGAGAGTAATAGATGTAAAACCACATCGCCGCGAAATAGAATTGCATTTACTAAAAAAATACCAGATTTTTTCAAATTTATAA